In Prochlorococcus marinus XMU1404, the sequence TGACTTTACATCCGTAATGGAAAGCTTCTATAAATCTTTTCATGAGCCTTTTTATTGTGATTATATAAAAGAGGATATAAATTCTAAAATTGAGGATGTAGGGTTTAAAGATGTAAAATCAAATTCCTTTTTTATGACCAAAGTATGGTCTGCTGTAAAGTAAATAAAAACTCCTATGACCTATTGGGATAAAGATACTATTCAGCTTGTTCAAAGTCTTAATGACAAATTAAAAATTGATCATTCTAAATGGCATAAAGATAAAGGAAATAAATATAAACGATCTGCAGAACTAATTTCTGCGGGATTATGCCACTTAATTATTTCTGGTAATGAGAAGGAAACTATTGAGTATATAGAAGAAAGTATTAAATGGTTAAAAGAAATTAATTTAGATCAACCTTGCCCTAGTAAAAATCACCTTTTTAAAGCCAACTGAAGCCTATTACCTTTACTACTCCATCTAATGTCATCAAAACATTCATTAATAATGTATAGTCCACGACCATTTACACTACTTATTTTTTTTGGTAATTTGTAGTCTCTTTTTTTTATTTCTAATCCATTACCTTGATCTTGAATTTGCCAAACACACCAATTAGGAGTAATTATTCTTCTTACTCTGATACTTTTTGTGGGATCTAATTTATTTCCATGTTTTACAGCGTTAACAAGAGCTTCATGTAAGCCAAGTTTTATGAGGTATTTTGATTGAGAGTTATTAATTGGTTCTAATAATTTATCAACAAATTCATTTAGTTGTAATGAGGACTCAAATTCGTAAATTGACCAGTTAATCCTTGGTCTCTTAAAAAATTTTTTTAAAATATTTTTGCCCTGAAGTAAGGACATAATAATATTTTGATACTTTCTTAATTTTAACTTATTAAATACCTCAATTTAAAGAATATTATTATGTCTCTCTGCAATAGCAGGATGTTTGAGAATGGAATCCATGAGTCTTACTCCTCTTAGTTGATTTATTAAAGGCATATGTCCATCAGGAGCATCCAATGACCAACGAAAAGATCCAGGATATCTAGTCCATAAGCCCTCTTTTTTCCAACCTATTTTCGGCCACATTAATTCATATTTTTTACCTACTGATTTTAATATCTTTGCTTGAATTGAGAATCCAAATCTCCCAGTTGAATAAATAGTCCATAATCTATCTATTGTTTGTAGATCTTTTCCTGACATATTCTTAACTTCACTATAGAAAACATATCCACGTTTCTCAGCTAATTTTCCAGCTAATTTCCGTAAGTAGGAACTTGTTAATCTATCCGCCTCTTCAAATTTTTGCTCAACCAACATCAGTTG encodes:
- a CDS encoding DUF6439 family protein, with translation MTYWDKDTIQLVQSLNDKLKIDHSKWHKDKGNKYKRSAELISAGLCHLIISGNEKETIEYIEESIKWLKEINLDQPCPSKNHLFKAN
- a CDS encoding ATP-binding protein, translated to MSLLQGKNILKKFFKRPRINWSIYEFESSLQLNEFVDKLLEPINNSQSKYLIKLGLHEALVNAVKHGNKLDPTKSIRVRRIITPNWCVWQIQDQGNGLEIKKRDYKLPKKISSVNGRGLYIINECFDDIRWSSKGNRLQLALKR
- a CDS encoding GUN4 domain-containing protein, with product MNNKEQGNYSNATLDLIKNFVDSNQRKRINSLSQIESEVENIFNLGPSLFDIFDNEGDDWAAGWILQVLKKFKPEFFENSRFNHWFNTDSDIDINYKDLQLMLVEQKFEEADRLTSSYLRKLAGKLAEKRGYVFYSEVKNMSGKDLQTIDRLWTIYSTGRFGFSIQAKILKSVGKKYELMWPKIGWKKEGLWTRYPGSFRWSLDAPDGHMPLINQLRGVRLMDSILKHPAIAERHNNIL